A single Brucella intermedia LMG 3301 DNA region contains:
- a CDS encoding GntR family transcriptional regulator translates to MIQPPHNTPGETIAARISRILADRIIAGEIEPGTKLRQDHIAEEFETSHVPVREAFRRLEAQGLAVSEPRRGVRVASFDIGEIREVAEMRAALEVLALRHAAPHITQATLDAAEQATLEGDKSRDVRSWEDANRRFHRLILDPCKMPRLLAAIDDLHAASARFLFATWRSEWEARTDHDHRAILQALRQNDVDSAATILARHVQWIGHRPVKTASGKTRDSFAIVG, encoded by the coding sequence ATGATTCAGCCTCCCCACAACACCCCCGGCGAAACCATCGCAGCCCGCATCAGCCGCATCCTTGCCGACCGCATCATTGCGGGCGAGATCGAACCGGGCACCAAACTGCGACAGGATCACATCGCGGAAGAATTCGAAACCAGCCATGTGCCGGTCCGCGAAGCGTTCCGACGATTGGAGGCTCAGGGCCTTGCAGTATCGGAACCGCGACGCGGCGTCCGGGTTGCGTCGTTCGATATTGGTGAGATCAGGGAAGTTGCGGAAATGCGGGCGGCTCTGGAAGTTCTGGCGCTCCGCCACGCGGCACCGCACATCACGCAGGCAACGCTCGACGCCGCCGAACAGGCAACGCTGGAAGGCGACAAGTCGCGCGACGTCAGAAGCTGGGAAGACGCCAACCGCCGCTTTCATCGGCTCATACTCGACCCCTGCAAAATGCCGCGCCTGCTCGCCGCAATCGATGACCTTCACGCCGCCAGCGCGCGGTTCCTTTTCGCCACATGGCGCTCGGAATGGGAAGCCCGCACCGACCATGACCACCGGGCGATATTGCAAGCGCTGCGCCAGAACGATGTCGACAGCGCCGCCACGATACTCGCCAGGCACGTGCAATGGATCGGACACCGCCCGGTCAAGACTGCATCGGGCAAGACGCGCGATTCGTTCGCGATCGTCGGCTGA